In Macadamia integrifolia cultivar HAES 741 chromosome 5, SCU_Mint_v3, whole genome shotgun sequence, a single window of DNA contains:
- the LOC122078745 gene encoding GDSL esterase/lipase At5g62930-like isoform X4: protein MRPQLVLFGDSITEQSLGRGGWGAALADTYSRKADVVVRGYGGYNTRWALFLLHLIFPLDCANPPVATTVFFGANDAVLLGRNNERQHVPVEEYKENLRRMVHHLKKCSPTMLVVLITPPPVDEEGRLEYARSVFGDKAVKLPERTNEMAGIYAKQCVELAKELGLPSIDLWSKIQEAEEWRKKFLSDGLHLTEEGNALVHHEVVGVFDEASLYASAMPHDFPHHSEIDWKNPSKAFQLQCAQQQTSALSQLNEVCYMDP, encoded by the exons ATGAGGCCTCAGTTGGTGTTGTTTGGAGATTCAATCACAGAGCAATCCTTGGGACGAGGTGGGTGGGGAGCAGCTCTTGCTGACACATACTCTCGAAAG GCTGATGTCGTGGTTCGTGGATATGGTGGATACAACACTAGATGGGCTCTGTTCCTTTTACATCTCATTTTTCCTCTC GACTGCGCAAACCCTCCTGTTGCCACCACCGTTTTCTTTGGCGCTAATGATGCGGTCCTTTTGGGTAGGAATAATGAACGTCAACATGTGCCTGTTGAAGAATACAAGGAGAACCTCAGAAGGATGGTTCATCACTTAAAG AAATGCTCCCCCACCATGCTGGTTGTGCTTATCACGCCTCCCCCAGTTGATGAAGAAGGGCGATTGGAATATGCAAg ATCTGTGTTTGGTGATAAAGCAGTTAAACTGCCTGAAAGGACAAATGAAATGGCAGGAATTTATGCAAAGCAGTGCGTGGAGTTGGCTAAGGAGCTTGGTCTTCCTTCCATTGATTTGTGGTCCAAGATTCAGGAAGCAGAAGAGTGGCGAAAAAAATTTCTAAG tGATGGGTTGCACCTGACAGAAGAAGGGAATGCACTTGTTCACCATGAAGTGGTAGGAGTGTTTGATGAAGCGTCATTGTATGCTTCTGCAATGCCACATGATTTCCCTCACCATTCTGAAATTGACTGGAAGAATCCTTCTAAAGCTTTCCAACTACAATGTGCACAACAACAAacctcagccttatcccaactaaatgaggtttgctacatggatccataa
- the LOC122078745 gene encoding GDSL esterase/lipase At5g62930-like isoform X3, with protein sequence MRPQLVLFGDSITEQSLGRGGWGAALADTYSRKDCANPPVATTVFFGANDAVLLGRNNERQHVPVEEYKENLRRMVHHLKKCSPTMLVVLITPPPVDEEGRLEYARSVFGDKAVKLPERTNEMAGIYAKQCVELAKELGLPSIDLWSKIQEAEEWRKKFLSDGLHLTEEGNALVHHEVVGVFDEASLYASAMPHDFPHHSEIDWKNPSKAFQLQCAQQQTSALSQLNEVCYMDP encoded by the exons ATGAGGCCTCAGTTGGTGTTGTTTGGAGATTCAATCACAGAGCAATCCTTGGGACGAGGTGGGTGGGGAGCAGCTCTTGCTGACACATACTCTCGAAAG GACTGCGCAAACCCTCCTGTTGCCACCACCGTTTTCTTTGGCGCTAATGATGCGGTCCTTTTGGGTAGGAATAATGAACGTCAACATGTGCCTGTTGAAGAATACAAGGAGAACCTCAGAAGGATGGTTCATCACTTAAAG AAATGCTCCCCCACCATGCTGGTTGTGCTTATCACGCCTCCCCCAGTTGATGAAGAAGGGCGATTGGAATATGCAAg ATCTGTGTTTGGTGATAAAGCAGTTAAACTGCCTGAAAGGACAAATGAAATGGCAGGAATTTATGCAAAGCAGTGCGTGGAGTTGGCTAAGGAGCTTGGTCTTCCTTCCATTGATTTGTGGTCCAAGATTCAGGAAGCAGAAGAGTGGCGAAAAAAATTTCTAAG tGATGGGTTGCACCTGACAGAAGAAGGGAATGCACTTGTTCACCATGAAGTGGTAGGAGTGTTTGATGAAGCGTCATTGTATGCTTCTGCAATGCCACATGATTTCCCTCACCATTCTGAAATTGACTGGAAGAATCCTTCTAAAGCTTTCCAACTACAATGTGCACAACAACAAacctcagccttatcccaactaaatgaggtttgctacatggatccataa
- the LOC122078745 gene encoding GDSL esterase/lipase At5g62930-like isoform X1 — MSWFVDMVDTTLDGLCSFYISFFLSYFFPLFHENPHLSFPVLTFDCANPPVATTVFFGANDAVLLGRNNERQHVPVEEYKENLRRMVHHLKKCSPTMLVVLITPPPVDEEGRLEYARSVFGDKAVKLPERTNEMAGIYAKQCVELAKELGLPSIDLWSKIQEAEEWRKKFLSDGLHLTEEGNALVHHEVVGVFDEASLYASAMPHDFPHHSEIDWKNPSKAFQLQCAQQQTSALSQLNEVCYMDP; from the exons ATGTCGTGGTTCGTGGATATGGTGGATACAACACTAGATGGGCTCTGTTCCTTTTACATCTCATTTTTCCTCTCgtattttttccccctctttcatGAGAATCCGCATTTGTCTTTTCCGGTTCTTACCTTC GACTGCGCAAACCCTCCTGTTGCCACCACCGTTTTCTTTGGCGCTAATGATGCGGTCCTTTTGGGTAGGAATAATGAACGTCAACATGTGCCTGTTGAAGAATACAAGGAGAACCTCAGAAGGATGGTTCATCACTTAAAG AAATGCTCCCCCACCATGCTGGTTGTGCTTATCACGCCTCCCCCAGTTGATGAAGAAGGGCGATTGGAATATGCAAg ATCTGTGTTTGGTGATAAAGCAGTTAAACTGCCTGAAAGGACAAATGAAATGGCAGGAATTTATGCAAAGCAGTGCGTGGAGTTGGCTAAGGAGCTTGGTCTTCCTTCCATTGATTTGTGGTCCAAGATTCAGGAAGCAGAAGAGTGGCGAAAAAAATTTCTAAG tGATGGGTTGCACCTGACAGAAGAAGGGAATGCACTTGTTCACCATGAAGTGGTAGGAGTGTTTGATGAAGCGTCATTGTATGCTTCTGCAATGCCACATGATTTCCCTCACCATTCTGAAATTGACTGGAAGAATCCTTCTAAAGCTTTCCAACTACAATGTGCACAACAACAAacctcagccttatcccaactaaatgaggtttgctacatggatccataa
- the LOC122078745 gene encoding GDSL esterase/lipase At5g62930-like isoform X2 — protein sequence MSWFVDMVDTTLDGLCSFYISFFLSYFFPLFHENPHLSFPDCANPPVATTVFFGANDAVLLGRNNERQHVPVEEYKENLRRMVHHLKKCSPTMLVVLITPPPVDEEGRLEYARSVFGDKAVKLPERTNEMAGIYAKQCVELAKELGLPSIDLWSKIQEAEEWRKKFLSDGLHLTEEGNALVHHEVVGVFDEASLYASAMPHDFPHHSEIDWKNPSKAFQLQCAQQQTSALSQLNEVCYMDP from the exons ATGTCGTGGTTCGTGGATATGGTGGATACAACACTAGATGGGCTCTGTTCCTTTTACATCTCATTTTTCCTCTCgtattttttccccctctttcatGAGAATCCGCATTTGTCTTTTCCG GACTGCGCAAACCCTCCTGTTGCCACCACCGTTTTCTTTGGCGCTAATGATGCGGTCCTTTTGGGTAGGAATAATGAACGTCAACATGTGCCTGTTGAAGAATACAAGGAGAACCTCAGAAGGATGGTTCATCACTTAAAG AAATGCTCCCCCACCATGCTGGTTGTGCTTATCACGCCTCCCCCAGTTGATGAAGAAGGGCGATTGGAATATGCAAg ATCTGTGTTTGGTGATAAAGCAGTTAAACTGCCTGAAAGGACAAATGAAATGGCAGGAATTTATGCAAAGCAGTGCGTGGAGTTGGCTAAGGAGCTTGGTCTTCCTTCCATTGATTTGTGGTCCAAGATTCAGGAAGCAGAAGAGTGGCGAAAAAAATTTCTAAG tGATGGGTTGCACCTGACAGAAGAAGGGAATGCACTTGTTCACCATGAAGTGGTAGGAGTGTTTGATGAAGCGTCATTGTATGCTTCTGCAATGCCACATGATTTCCCTCACCATTCTGAAATTGACTGGAAGAATCCTTCTAAAGCTTTCCAACTACAATGTGCACAACAACAAacctcagccttatcccaactaaatgaggtttgctacatggatccataa